A genomic segment from Thermococcus sp. LS1 encodes:
- the sufC gene encoding Fe-S cluster assembly ATPase SufC, whose amino-acid sequence MLNIENLKVAVGGKEILKGVNISVGDGEFHVIMGPNGSGKSTLALTIVGHPRYEVRNGRILFNGEDITNLPPDERAKRGIMLAFQHPEEVEGVRIMEFLQQVLAEVKGIDLAEAYDMIVETAKGLWFKEEDLMRYVNVGFSGGERKRFEILQALLLEPKLLILDEPDSGVDVDSLSVISRKIDELHEKGTAILLITHYGRILQHLDPSKFRVHVMKDGRIVLERGGEFVKEIEEKGFQKIFEECGCDE is encoded by the coding sequence ATAGAGAACCTCAAGGTCGCAGTTGGAGGCAAGGAGATTCTCAAAGGTGTGAACATTTCCGTGGGAGATGGGGAGTTTCATGTAATCATGGGGCCAAACGGATCCGGAAAGTCAACGCTGGCGCTGACCATTGTGGGTCATCCGAGGTATGAAGTCAGGAACGGGAGAATACTCTTCAACGGTGAGGACATAACTAATCTCCCCCCGGACGAGAGGGCCAAGAGGGGGATAATGCTGGCCTTTCAGCATCCGGAGGAGGTTGAAGGCGTCAGGATAATGGAATTCCTCCAGCAGGTTCTTGCGGAGGTTAAGGGGATTGATCTCGCCGAGGCGTACGACATGATTGTTGAGACCGCAAAGGGGCTCTGGTTCAAAGAGGAGGATCTCATGAGGTACGTTAACGTCGGCTTCTCCGGCGGTGAGAGGAAGAGATTTGAGATTCTCCAGGCACTTCTTCTTGAGCCGAAGCTCCTCATCCTCGATGAGCCTGACAGCGGTGTCGATGTCGATTCACTCAGTGTCATCTCGAGGAAGATAGATGAGCTTCACGAGAAGGGAACGGCGATTCTCCTGATAACTCACTATGGCAGGATACTCCAGCACCTCGACCCAAGCAAGTTTAGGGTTCATGTGATGAAGGACGGCAGAATCGTCCTTGAGCGCGGAGGCGAGTTCGTGAAGGAGATCGAGGAGAAGGGCTTCCAGAAGATTTTCGAGGAGTGTGGTTGCGATGAGTGA
- a CDS encoding SufD family Fe-S cluster assembly protein, whose amino-acid sequence MSEITIQEAKEIIAQEIENLARRNKEPEWMTRIRYKGLEAFEKAPHNDPVISKDELLRFIAKPEIEGLPEHIESLDDLPPEMKALLDRLGISEVEQKYIAGLAVQTDTGIIYNQFLQEWAKKGLIVLPMEEAVKKYPDVVKRHFLQMFSVNESKMAAYHTAVWNGGIFLYVKEGLKVPFPLHLFFLIQESALAQAPHIIIIAERNTEFHLIEGCTAPVLVRHSLHLDMTEAYIHDGAKVQLTVLQNWPEYVHTRPMTRARIGKNARFINTTVGLGTGRSNIANPKYWVEENGYVELNGIILGQKDWYVDLGGEMYLQGREAAGINASKAVIMDESTVITRGKIVAEAPRTKGHISCDALLMSDRAVMETYPGLVSRVDDAELSHEAAIGKIREEELFYLMSRGLSEEKATQLIVKGFLEPMLKDIPMEFLVEIRKIIELAVSGGM is encoded by the coding sequence ATGAGTGAGATAACCATTCAGGAGGCCAAGGAGATCATAGCGCAGGAGATAGAGAACCTCGCGAGGCGAAACAAAGAGCCGGAGTGGATGACGCGCATAAGGTACAAAGGCTTAGAAGCCTTCGAGAAGGCTCCTCACAATGATCCGGTCATTAGCAAGGACGAACTGCTGAGGTTCATAGCCAAGCCCGAGATAGAGGGCCTCCCAGAGCACATAGAGAGCCTCGATGACCTCCCTCCAGAGATGAAGGCACTCCTCGACAGGCTCGGCATAAGCGAGGTCGAGCAGAAGTACATCGCTGGACTGGCTGTTCAGACGGACACGGGCATAATCTACAACCAGTTCCTTCAGGAGTGGGCTAAAAAGGGCCTCATAGTTCTTCCTATGGAGGAGGCTGTGAAGAAGTATCCCGACGTCGTAAAGAGGCACTTCCTCCAGATGTTCAGCGTTAATGAGAGCAAGATGGCCGCCTACCATACAGCAGTGTGGAACGGGGGCATCTTCCTATATGTCAAGGAAGGTCTGAAGGTTCCCTTCCCGCTTCACCTGTTCTTCCTCATCCAGGAGAGCGCCCTCGCCCAGGCGCCGCACATCATAATCATCGCCGAGAGGAACACCGAGTTCCACCTCATAGAGGGCTGTACTGCACCGGTTCTGGTTAGGCACTCTCTTCACCTTGACATGACTGAGGCTTACATACATGATGGGGCAAAGGTACAGCTCACGGTCCTCCAGAACTGGCCTGAGTACGTTCACACGAGACCAATGACGAGAGCTAGAATAGGAAAGAACGCCCGCTTCATTAACACCACCGTTGGTCTCGGAACTGGCAGGAGCAACATAGCGAACCCCAAGTACTGGGTTGAGGAGAATGGCTACGTCGAGCTCAACGGAATCATCCTCGGTCAGAAGGACTGGTATGTTGATCTTGGCGGCGAGATGTACCTCCAGGGAAGGGAAGCCGCGGGTATAAACGCCAGCAAGGCCGTGATAATGGACGAGAGCACGGTAATAACGAGGGGTAAGATAGTGGCTGAGGCGCCAAGAACCAAGGGACACATAAGCTGCGACGCCCTGCTGATGAGTGACAGAGCGGTGATGGAGACATATCCGGGCCTGGTCAGCAGGGTTGACGACGCTGAGCTGAGTCACGAGGCGGCTATAGGTAAAATCCGTGAGGAGGAGCTCTTCTACCTCATGAGCCGGGGCCTGAGCGAGGAAAAGGCTACTCAGCTCATAGTCAAGGGCTTCCTCGAACCGATGCTCAAGGATATCCCGATGGAGTTCCTCGTGGAGATAAGGAAGATAATTGAGCTGGCAGTGAGCGGTGGAATGTGA
- a CDS encoding hydrogenase maturation protease, with amino-acid sequence MRTLILALGNELMKDDGVGLKVGRLLAEKGYNVLEVGTDIFMLQSHYNGEERLIIIDAILSEKFKPGEIIHVSGEEVFEKLKAEIRSAHFMGAIDGLKLLMALDERLANVEIHFIGIVAKEIDLGMELSEEVEKALPKAAELVEELAKK; translated from the coding sequence ATGCGAACCCTTATCCTCGCCCTTGGCAACGAACTGATGAAAGACGACGGCGTCGGCCTGAAAGTCGGCAGGCTTCTGGCGGAAAAAGGTTACAACGTTCTCGAAGTTGGCACAGACATATTCATGCTCCAGAGCCATTACAATGGAGAGGAAAGGCTCATAATCATCGACGCCATACTTAGCGAAAAGTTCAAGCCGGGAGAAATAATCCACGTGAGCGGCGAGGAGGTTTTCGAGAAGCTGAAGGCTGAAATCAGGAGTGCACACTTCATGGGGGCAATAGACGGGCTCAAACTCCTCATGGCACTCGATGAGAGGCTCGCCAACGTTGAAATCCACTTCATTGGGATCGTTGCGAAGGAAATTGACCTTGGCATGGAGCTGAGCGAGGAAGTCGAGAAGGCCCTTCCGAAGGCTGCTGAGCTTGTTGAAGAATTGGCCAAAAAATAA